In a single window of the Bufo bufo chromosome 5, aBufBuf1.1, whole genome shotgun sequence genome:
- the RPS23 gene encoding 40S ribosomal protein S23 translates to MGKCRGLRTARKLRNHRREQKWHDKQYKKANLGTALKANPFGGASHAKGIVLEKVGVEAKQPNSAIRKCVRVQLIKNGKKITAFVPNDGCLNFIEENDEVLVAGFGRAGHAVGDIPGVRFKVVKVANVSLLALYKGKKERPRS, encoded by the exons ATGG GCAAGTGCCGAGGTCTTCGTACAGCAAGAAAGCTGCGCAACCACCGACGTGAGCAGAAGTGGCACGACAAGCAGTACAAGAAGGCCAACTTGGGGACCGCTCTCAAGGCCAACCCCTTCGGAGGCGCTTCCCACGCCAAAGGAATCGTCCTGGAAAAAGT AGGTGTTGAGGCTAAGCAGCCCAATTCTGCCATCAGGAAATGTGTCCGAGTGCAGCTGATCAAGAACGGCAAGAAGATCACCGCCTTCGTCCCTAACGACGGCTGCTTGAACTTTATTGAG GAAAACGATGAAGTTTTGGTGGCTGGATTTGGTCGGGCTGGCCATGCCGTTGGTGACATTCCCGGTGTCAGGTTCAAGGTCGTAAAAGTAGCCAACGTGTCTCTGCTGGCCTTGTACAAAGGCAAGAAGGAGAGACCAAGATCCTAG